In Sesamum indicum cultivar Zhongzhi No. 13 linkage group LG1, S_indicum_v1.0, whole genome shotgun sequence, the sequence TAATACATCGACATTTATTTCCTATTATCTACACGAATAAGGATGGAGCTAATAGCTTGGGGGGTGGCTGATAGACACACATAGAGGGTATTCCCTGGAGATGGCTTCACCAGTAGAGGAAGTCTCGCTAAATATCGTATGAGTTCTTCAAAAAGCTTGCTGACAAGCATCATCCCAAGCAAAATTCTTCGCCTTCCGTAAGACTTTGAAAAAGGGCAAGCTTTTTTATGCCGACTTGGAGATAAAACGACTGAGTGCTGCTACCCTCCCAGTTAGCCTTTGTACTTCATTAATGTTGGAAGGTGCCTTCACATCCAAAATGGCTTTGATCTTGACGGGATTAGCCTCTATTCTTGAGGACTCTGTTTACATGAGGACTCCTATTCTGTAGGGAGTCCTTCTAGGCTAAGCAGTCTTGAGCCTTGAGGGCGCCTTTCTTCTCTTAGGCTGGGTTTGGAAGGCAGGCCTGTGATCTGGAAAGCCTTTTATTGGGCCTCCCTCTTGAAACGAGTTTGATAATCCTTCAGTGGGCTATCTTCACCAGGGGCTGGTAGGCTTGGTTTGGGCTTCAAATCTTCTTTTAGGCCAAGTGCTTTTGGGCCATacacatcaaaatatataatgaattttttttttcgaatataattcaaaatttcaaataaaacgAAAAGAACACAATgttaataattactaaaataaaaatatatatatactaaaaaattaatttttggttcgATTTGGTCTTGAAACGTTGATGGAAAAAAACGAACCGGAAATcgatttaacaaaaaaacaaaaatccaacTGAATTTTTCGATTCGATTTTGGTTGCAAACTGAATTTTCGGTTCGATCGATTTAACCGAACTGTGAACACCCCTAGCTGGTGGAGGGTCATCAGCCTCAACCCACGGCCGAAAACCACGATACCCCAGCCTAATCGGAGGCTTACGTGGCAATGATCAAACACCATTTGTGGCTGGCTGCAGTGGGGGGCAAGTACAAGGGCCGTATATTCGGTCTTAGTGTTGAGGCCCATGTCTCAAGTTGGACTTACATATCACCATCGCCACCCCCACCTACACTGACACCAACACAACCAAACCCAGCCATGGAGGATCGCAGCGGCCACTAGAGATGATAATGGTCAATATGATGGCCATGGTGAGGGAGATGCAGGCCAACTCCTCGACTGCGGGACCGTGATAGCCGACTGCCTCAACTAGCACTCTGCCACCGCCTCCGGCAGACCCTCGGCCCCGATCGAGGACGATATGGACGTCGTTGACGAGGAGGgtttagattaggttttaattttgtaattgaataatattttgtttaaattaattctttaatttataacaatttcGAATTTcgaaaaaatcatttctaaaCCTGCCTCAAATCCcccattttttgtagtgatacGTCACAATTGATCTTCGTGATCTAGAGCTTTGTAATTACAAAGCGTAACACTTCCTAGAACAAGAGATTCATTACCAAATTCTCAATTGATCGCTTATGCAAGAACGGGATCTCCTATTTATACTAGAGAAATATATAAGGTAAGCGATGATTCTTTATTGTCTTGCCCTGAAAACTTCATGATGGGAACAAAGAGGTCTTTTCCCGAGCTCTGTTTTAATGCTCCAATCCTTcgattaaaaaatcatttcatataataagtTTCAACCCTTTGGATTACATACTTCGACTTTCCAAGGATTGAGCTCTTCACTTAATTCTTCCTTGTCACTGTGAGATATAGGAGCTACCTTTAAAATTGTGACGCTTGACTATTGATCATGGGCCATACGATGATGATACACGAATGGTGGTTGTCTCTTGAACTTGTAGGAGCTACCTCTAAAATTGCAATGTCTGACGATTGTGGGCTATGTCACGTTGCAACGAGGATGTCGTGATCTAAAGGACGGTTGGTTGTGATGCCCCACCTCCCGTGGGTCAGGAATTGATAGGAACATTTTCCACAAGTTGTTCGTAATctaatttcaaaatacatttaatgAATTTGGAAGCAATTTTCGCATTATAATTTCATGATACATTTAGTGGGTTTGAAAGGCTTGCACACCGCGGAAGTGACAggagttttatttaatattttgaaattctaattctttttttggctcaaaacaatataaatgtgttttacgtaatcaaatttttacagTCAATTCGAGTGAGTGAAAGATTAGGAATCAAATCGAACTATATgaaatagacaaaaaattcttgaattactaaaataataggaATTAAGAAAGTTATCCatcctaaaataaaatttgaaaatatttaaaatatacttatatgtaatccaattttttaatacttgaTGGTGTGAAAATGATAAAACGTTGCaagtaaattgaaaaatgcatCTTCAGCTCTCAAATAACTCGAAATAgtacaattcaaaatattaagcccatatatttatgtaaaatattaaaaaaaataattattttaatttttaactatttttgcTGATATGTTTATGTGTCCATTGAAATATTCAACTAAACTTGtttgattgatttggtttgaAAAGCTCAAGTTTTTAAtccatgtatatttaaaaaataaaaaaagaattattagatcATACCGATTAATTAtgattctaaaaaaaaaaaaaaaaataaaaaaattgaagaaaattattgaaaaccAAACTATAATGAAAATTAGTCGAATCAACGAgacaaaaacataattataagtaaataaaacaacaattttattatcttatggAACACCTGTAAAactatgtaaaaaaatttaattttagcatAAAGGAAAATTTAACGTTGAGGATTCCATCTGCAAGAAACATCTATGTCTCTTGTGCAAGCTCGACGGGCGTGGTGGGTGGTTGTGGAGAGTCGTCGGCCGTCGTCGTGTCCAAATCGATCGCCTCAGCACTATTCTTCCTGCTGTTAGCAGTGGTGGTGAGATGATTGTAGCTGCCCTTCTCCTTGAAGAGCTGAGCAAAATGGGGCTTGCAGTAGAGGATCCCGTCCAATGCAGCGTACGACGAGGTTGTAAGGAGGCAACCTCCGTGAGCGCACTTGAAGCATGACTTGTGGTAGAATTCACCCTCCATTGTTACCTGAAACGACATACGTTTGTAATGATTGCTCGAACGATTCGCTCACACAAAATGGTCACCATATGGTACGTGTTATTgcacttgttatgtgattagtCACTACCTTCTCCAGTGGGTAGACTGTCTTGGCGCAGACAGCACATTTGTCTTGGGTGCCAGAAAAGAATGAGGAGACTTTACT encodes:
- the LOC105157639 gene encoding LIM domain-containing protein WLIM2b-like, with the protein product MAQFGTTQKCKACDKTVHFVEMMSADGVPYHKSCFKCSHCNGRLAMSNYSAMDGQLYCKPHFEQLFKESAGFTSKKFQPPKQGETNKNASKVSSFFSGTQDKCAVCAKTVYPLEKVTMEGEFYHKSCFKCAHGGCLLTTSSYAALDGILYCKPHFAQLFKEKGSYNHLTTTANSRKNSAEAIDLDTTTADDSPQPPTTPVELAQET